One genomic region from Chrysemys picta bellii isolate R12L10 chromosome 18, ASM1138683v2, whole genome shotgun sequence encodes:
- the TMEM203 gene encoding transmembrane protein 203: protein MLFSLRELVQWLGFATFEIFLHVLALLVFSVLLVLKVDSGGAELSWWQVFIPFFAADGLSTYFTTIVSVRLFQDGEKRLAVLRLFWILTLLSLKFVFEMLLCQKLVEQTRELWYGLIMSPIFILLQLLMIRACRVN from the coding sequence ATGCTGTTCTCGCTGCGGGAGCTGGTCCAGTGGCTGGGCTTCGCCACCTTCGAAATCTTCCTGCACGTCCTGGCGCTGCTGGTCTTCTCCGTCCTGCTCGTGCTGAAGGTGGACAGCGGCGGCGCGGAGCTGTCCTGGTGGCAAGTTTTCATCCCCTTCTTCGCGGCCGACGGCCTGAGCACTTACTTCACCACCATCGTGTCCGTGCGGCTCTTCCAGGACGGGGAGAAGCGCCTGGCCGTCCTCCGCCTCTTCTGGATCCTCACCCTCCTGAGCCTGAAGTTCGTCTTCGAAATGCTGTTGTGCCAGAAGCTCGTGGAGCAGACCCGGGAGCTGTGGTACGGACTCATCATGTCCCCCATCTTCATCCTGCTCCAGCTCCTCATGATCCGAGCCTGCAGAGTGAACTGA